GCGGTTTTCGACGAGAAACATAAGAATTTTTGTTCGTAATGGATCACTGATCACCTTCAATTGTTCATAGCTGCTCAGTATATGAATCGCTTTTTGTTCCATCCAATCATCTCCTTTTTAACTGGTTAAATTTTTGTTAACCGTAAAACAAAAGGCTTCATTTGTAAACGATTACAAATTTATGCAAAAGGGTGACGCAAAGGACAAAGCAGTTGGTTACATACAAAAAACTGACTCCAATGACATCTCGTTCATCCTCCACTTTCTAGTAGAAAGTAGGGGAAGAACGAGATGTAATCAGACTCAGTTGTGTATGTAACCAACTGCTTTGACCTTGCGTCACCCTTGCATAAATTTGTAATCGTTTACAAATGAAGCTTTTGTTTTACGGTTAACAAAAATTAACCAGTAAAAAGGAGATGATTGGATGGAACAAAAAGCGATTCATATACTGAGCAGCTATGAACAATTGAAGGTGATCAGTGATCCATTACGAACAAAAATTCTTATGTTTCTCGTCGAAAAACGCATACGGTGCATCAGTTAGCCCACTTGCTGACGTTATCCCGCGCGAAGGTCCTTTATCATGTACGGGAACTTGAAAAGCATGACTTAATTCGCCTCGTCCGGACAGAAGAACAGGGTGGCAACTTGTTGAAATATTACCAAGCGATTGCCCGAGGATACATTCCTGCTGATCACCTTCTGAACTTCGTCGAGACAAAAGAGGCGACTCGGCAGTCGTATCTTGAGGTACTCGACCGGGCAAAGACACGCGTCTTACGGCTCCGACAGCTGCTTTTGCT
This region of Exiguobacterium acetylicum DSM 20416 genomic DNA includes:
- a CDS encoding helix-turn-helix domain-containing protein codes for the protein MHQLAHLLTLSRAKVLYHVRELEKHDLIRLVRTEEQGGNLLKYYQAIARGYIPADHLLNFVETKEATRQSYLEVLDRAKTRVLRLRQLLLLPYLRTSRTG